Proteins encoded within one genomic window of Pseudomonas cannabina:
- the hmpA gene encoding NO-inducible flavohemoprotein: MLTAAEHAIIKATVPVLETGGEALTTHFYRIMLNEYPDVRPLFNQANQANQANGAQPRALANAVLMYARNIDRLENLGPLASRIVNKHVALQILPEHYPIVGTCLLRAIREVLGEEVATDEVINAWAAAYQQLADILINAERDAYDSIEAAPGGWRGGRLFRVVRKVAESAEITSFYLEPVDGRPVIAHKAGQYIGLKLETPEGEIRRNYSLSAPANGTSYRISVKRQPGGVASAYLHDQVAVGSTVELFPPSGEFTLIEGNKPLVLISGGVGITATLAMAEAALEQGDRHVVFIHYARNASVQAFQNTLDEWHERYPQFAAHVIYSEAAAGAPAPLVAGRPSVEHLQQWLPVDRNVEAYFLGPKPFMAFMKRALDDLGVPKDQSHYEFFGPAEALG, translated from the coding sequence ATGCTGACTGCAGCTGAACATGCCATTATCAAAGCGACGGTGCCTGTGCTTGAAACGGGTGGCGAAGCGCTGACCACGCATTTTTACCGGATCATGCTCAATGAGTATCCAGACGTACGTCCGTTGTTCAATCAGGCAAATCAGGCAAATCAGGCCAATGGCGCGCAGCCGCGAGCGCTGGCCAACGCGGTGCTGATGTACGCGCGCAACATCGATCGTCTGGAAAACCTCGGCCCGCTGGCCTCTCGGATCGTCAATAAACACGTCGCGCTGCAAATTCTTCCCGAGCACTACCCGATTGTCGGCACTTGCCTGTTGCGGGCCATCCGTGAGGTGTTGGGTGAAGAGGTTGCGACTGATGAGGTGATCAATGCCTGGGCTGCGGCCTATCAGCAACTGGCGGACATTCTGATCAACGCCGAGCGCGACGCCTACGACAGCATCGAGGCTGCGCCGGGCGGCTGGCGAGGCGGGCGTCTGTTTCGGGTGGTGCGCAAGGTTGCAGAAAGCGCTGAAATCACCTCGTTTTATCTGGAGCCTGTCGATGGCCGGCCGGTCATTGCGCACAAGGCCGGTCAGTACATCGGGCTGAAGCTGGAAACCCCTGAAGGGGAAATTCGCAGAAATTACTCGCTGTCTGCGCCTGCCAACGGGACGAGCTACCGCATCAGCGTCAAGCGTCAGCCAGGCGGCGTCGCCTCTGCTTACTTGCATGATCAGGTCGCGGTGGGCTCTACCGTCGAGCTGTTCCCGCCTTCCGGTGAATTCACCCTGATCGAGGGCAACAAACCACTGGTCCTGATCAGCGGTGGTGTGGGGATCACGGCGACGCTGGCCATGGCTGAAGCAGCTTTGGAACAGGGTGACCGGCACGTGGTGTTCATCCACTACGCACGCAATGCCAGCGTGCAGGCGTTTCAGAACACACTGGATGAATGGCATGAACGTTATCCGCAATTTGCCGCGCATGTGATCTACAGCGAAGCAGCCGCCGGTGCACCGGCGCCGCTTGTGGCAGGGCGTCCATCGGTTGAGCACCTGCAACAATGGCTGCCGGTGGACCGTAATGTCGAAGCTTACTTTCTGGGGCCGAAACCGTTCATGGCGTTCATGAAACGTGCGCTTGATGATCTGGGTGTACCCAAGGATCAGAGTCATTATGAGTTCTTTGGACCGGCGGAGGCGCTGGGCTAA
- a CDS encoding sugar porter family MFS transporter → MSSSSTPSAAGQQGRQTVSANRLIFISVLVATMGALAFGYDTGIIAGALPFMTLPADQGGLGLNAYSEGMITASLIVGAAFGSLASGYISDRFGRRLTLRLLSVLFIVGALGTAIAPSIPFMVAARFLLGIAVGGGSATVPVFIAEIAGPSRRARLVSRNELMIVSGQLLAYVLSAVMAALLHTPGIWRYMLAIAMVPGVLLLIGTFFVPPSPRWLASKGRFDEAQDVLEQLRTNKDDAQREVDEMKAQDEQARHRPKAKDLLRQRWVIKLLLIGIGLGFTAQLTGVNAFMYYTPIILKSTGMGTNAALTATIGNGVVSVIATLLGIWAIGRYGRRHLLMTGLVIVILMQAALGGVLQFMPQNLTQSYTALACILVFLLFMQMCISPVYWLLMSELFPMQVRGLLTGTAVSMQWLFNASVAFTFPIAVDTIGNPTFFIFAAINVGSLIFVFLCLPETKGKSLEQIEKHLKKEL, encoded by the coding sequence ATGTCTTCAAGTAGCACCCCATCGGCGGCTGGCCAACAAGGCCGGCAAACTGTTTCAGCGAATCGACTTATCTTTATCTCCGTACTTGTGGCGACCATGGGCGCGCTCGCGTTCGGTTATGACACCGGGATTATCGCGGGCGCACTGCCGTTCATGACGCTGCCTGCCGATCAGGGCGGCCTGGGGCTGAATGCCTACAGCGAAGGGATGATCACAGCGTCACTGATCGTCGGCGCAGCCTTCGGCTCGCTGGCCAGCGGCTATATCTCCGACCGGTTCGGGCGGCGTCTGACCCTGCGTCTGCTGTCGGTATTGTTCATCGTCGGTGCGCTGGGCACGGCCATTGCTCCTTCCATTCCGTTCATGGTCGCTGCGCGCTTCCTGCTGGGTATCGCAGTGGGCGGCGGCTCGGCAACGGTGCCAGTGTTCATCGCAGAGATCGCCGGGCCGTCGCGTCGAGCGCGGCTGGTGAGCCGTAACGAGCTGATGATCGTCAGTGGCCAGCTGCTTGCCTACGTGCTCAGCGCGGTCATGGCTGCGTTGTTGCACACACCGGGCATCTGGCGTTACATGTTGGCCATCGCGATGGTGCCTGGCGTGTTGCTGCTGATCGGCACCTTCTTCGTACCGCCTTCGCCACGCTGGTTGGCGTCCAAAGGACGCTTTGACGAGGCGCAGGATGTGCTGGAGCAACTGCGCACCAACAAGGACGACGCGCAGCGTGAAGTCGACGAGATGAAAGCTCAGGACGAACAGGCTCGCCATCGTCCGAAGGCGAAGGATTTGCTGCGCCAGCGCTGGGTCATCAAGTTATTGCTGATCGGCATCGGTCTGGGCTTTACCGCGCAGCTCACGGGTGTGAACGCGTTCATGTATTACACGCCGATCATCCTCAAAAGCACCGGCATGGGCACCAACGCTGCGCTGACCGCCACCATCGGCAACGGCGTGGTGTCGGTCATCGCAACCCTGCTGGGGATCTGGGCCATTGGCCGTTACGGGCGTCGGCATTTGCTGATGACCGGTCTGGTGATCGTGATTCTGATGCAGGCAGCGCTCGGGGGCGTGCTGCAGTTCATGCCGCAGAACCTGACCCAGAGCTACACCGCCCTGGCCTGCATTCTAGTATTCCTGCTGTTCATGCAGATGTGCATCTCGCCGGTGTACTGGCTGCTGATGTCGGAGCTGTTTCCGATGCAAGTGCGCGGATTGCTGACCGGGACCGCCGTGTCGATGCAGTGGCTGTTCAACGCATCGGTGGCGTTCACCTTCCCGATTGCAGTCGATACCATCGGCAACCCGACGTTCTTCATCTTCGCGGCCATCAACGTTGGCTCACTGATCTTCGTGTTCTTGTGCCTGCCGGAAACCAAAGGCAAGTCGCTTGAACAGATCGAGAAGCATCTGAAGAAAGAGCTGTAA
- a CDS encoding LysE family translocator, producing MLDLTQVLTYSAALGIAAAIPGPGMAALVARSVSGGALSGFCLLSGLILGDLTYLSFAVFGLAMIAEHFNALFQVVRWGAAIYLCYLAWQFWFADHQAIEVGKPAKRKELLSAAASGLTITLGNPKTIAFYLALLPLVINLETVSLQTWGLVLVPLTVIVLLAVGAVFIFAALRIRHFLSSESAQRKLFRGAAAIMVAAAASMLVR from the coding sequence ATGCTTGACCTGACCCAGGTTCTTACTTATTCGGCAGCCCTTGGCATTGCCGCAGCCATTCCAGGCCCCGGTATGGCGGCACTGGTGGCACGAAGTGTCAGCGGTGGTGCACTGTCAGGCTTTTGCCTGCTGTCCGGGCTGATTCTGGGTGACCTGACCTACTTGTCATTTGCTGTCTTCGGGCTGGCGATGATCGCCGAGCACTTCAACGCATTGTTTCAGGTGGTGCGTTGGGGGGCTGCTATTTATCTGTGTTATCTGGCGTGGCAGTTCTGGTTCGCAGATCACCAGGCTATAGAGGTGGGCAAACCGGCGAAGAGAAAGGAATTACTGTCAGCGGCCGCATCCGGACTGACCATTACATTGGGCAACCCCAAGACCATCGCCTTTTATCTGGCACTTTTACCCTTGGTCATTAATCTGGAAACGGTCTCTTTGCAGACCTGGGGGCTGGTTCTGGTGCCGCTGACTGTCATCGTGTTACTGGCCGTGGGCGCAGTGTTTATCTTCGCTGCTTTGCGCATCAGGCATTTTTTGTCGAGTGAGAGCGCGCAAAGAAAACTGTTTCGCGGTGCGGCGGCGATCATGGTCGCGGCGGCAGCGTCCATGCTGGTTCGCTGA
- a CDS encoding sensor histidine kinase, whose product MSEASGKKEREIANAAHELFLLGQKTVEARAVLAALQNQLSEASNRLVDTQQVEHVIEANQQLVLAVLLAQSHAASEPCLKEQRLYEELREANAQLVMAALSAQDLQASAEQALIQQKSVLAMVAHELRNPLTPISLIAERMVRLPSDQLPRMRELIENQVRHISQLVEDLLDVSRASTGKLRIDRCDLDMILTLREAIEVCRPVISRKKQHLETHIPDGTLILNGDPVRLAQILNNLLANATKYTPIDGTITLSASIDSDVLEIRISDDGIGISPSVLPFIFNPYVQDEHAIGFNGTGLGIGLTVVRELVEAHGGKVTAASQGNGMGSEFLVTLPLSPLPETSPDKPEKQD is encoded by the coding sequence ATGAGCGAAGCCAGTGGCAAGAAAGAACGTGAGATAGCCAATGCTGCCCACGAACTCTTCCTGCTTGGCCAAAAAACCGTTGAAGCGCGTGCCGTATTGGCTGCGTTGCAAAACCAGCTGAGTGAAGCCAGCAACCGGCTGGTGGATACCCAGCAGGTCGAACATGTCATAGAGGCCAACCAGCAACTGGTCCTCGCGGTACTTCTGGCGCAATCACACGCGGCAAGCGAGCCTTGTCTGAAGGAGCAGCGCCTGTATGAGGAGCTTCGCGAAGCCAATGCCCAACTGGTCATGGCTGCGCTGAGCGCCCAGGACCTGCAGGCCAGCGCCGAGCAGGCATTGATCCAGCAGAAAAGCGTCCTTGCCATGGTCGCTCACGAACTGCGCAACCCGTTGACCCCGATCAGCCTGATTGCCGAACGAATGGTCCGGCTGCCAAGCGACCAACTGCCGCGGATGCGTGAGCTGATCGAGAATCAGGTGCGGCATATCTCGCAACTGGTCGAAGACCTGCTCGATGTTTCCCGTGCCAGCACCGGCAAATTGCGAATAGATCGCTGTGACCTCGACATGATCCTCACCCTGAGAGAAGCCATTGAGGTTTGCCGCCCGGTGATCTCCAGGAAAAAACAGCACTTGGAGACGCACATTCCAGACGGCACGTTGATCCTCAATGGCGACCCGGTGCGCCTTGCCCAGATACTCAACAACTTGCTGGCCAACGCGACCAAATACACGCCGATCGACGGGACCATCACACTGTCGGCCAGCATTGATTCGGACGTCTTGGAAATACGTATTTCCGACGATGGCATCGGCATTTCGCCCAGCGTCCTGCCGTTCATCTTCAATCCCTACGTTCAGGACGAACACGCCATCGGCTTCAATGGCACCGGCCTGGGGATCGGCCTGACCGTGGTTCGCGAACTGGTCGAAGCACATGGCGGCAAGGTCACGGCCGCCAGCCAGGGTAACGGCATGGGCAGTGAGTTTCTGGTGACATTACCGTTATCACCATTGCCGGAAACAAGCCCTGACAAGCCTGAAAAACAAGACTGA
- a CDS encoding DUF2986 domain-containing protein, giving the protein MNRRKKIQQLLKAHAKKASAKLAPASKSKYVSKADRLKQAAELSGQDSVVLTES; this is encoded by the coding sequence ATGAATCGCCGCAAAAAAATACAGCAGTTGTTAAAAGCTCACGCCAAAAAAGCCAGCGCCAAACTGGCACCGGCGAGCAAATCAAAGTATGTAAGCAAGGCTGACCGGTTGAAGCAGGCGGCGGAGCTCTCCGGTCAAGACTCGGTTGTTTTAACTGAAAGCTAA
- a CDS encoding IS5-like element ISPsy19 family transposase yields MPKTGRPRSIAAEHYPVLVKLAHAQPYSSQAELALVFFAETGITAHPDTFAKALKMAGITRVKQRAKGSFQSPEPNKAYGYNETHRRQLPEQLYPSCLTDTEWALVADLFESQGGRGVPPLHSRRTLLEACCYVVRTGCSWRMLPRDFPHWDNVYKTFRRWSAQGKFEQMHDRLRAQWREREERADSPSAAILDSQSTRSSPQGGDSGYDAGKKVKGRKRSLIVDTLGLLLAVSISAASVQDRDAADDAVAYSKEKYPSLSTLFVDSAYAGKWAQRTHQLHAIDVQVIRGPNNRRTGQWHSEQGDLFSVEPVQTGFVVMPKRWVVERTHAWNERARRLIMHHDRLFAVSEAWVWLAEARILARRLTT; encoded by the coding sequence ATGCCTAAAACCGGACGTCCTCGCTCGATTGCCGCCGAGCACTATCCCGTGCTGGTGAAACTCGCTCATGCACAGCCCTATTCCAGCCAGGCCGAATTGGCGCTCGTATTCTTCGCCGAAACCGGTATCACTGCGCATCCCGACACCTTTGCAAAAGCGTTGAAAATGGCAGGGATTACGCGTGTAAAGCAGCGGGCCAAGGGAAGTTTTCAGTCACCTGAACCTAATAAAGCCTATGGCTACAATGAAACCCACCGCCGCCAACTGCCGGAGCAGCTATATCCGAGTTGCTTGACAGATACCGAGTGGGCACTGGTCGCCGACCTGTTTGAAAGCCAGGGCGGACGAGGAGTGCCACCGCTTCACTCTCGGCGCACGTTGCTGGAAGCCTGTTGCTATGTCGTACGCACGGGGTGCTCATGGCGAATGCTACCCCGCGATTTTCCTCATTGGGACAATGTCTACAAAACGTTCCGCCGGTGGAGCGCTCAAGGCAAGTTCGAGCAAATGCATGATCGCTTGCGAGCTCAATGGCGTGAGCGGGAAGAACGCGCTGACAGCCCGTCAGCAGCGATCCTGGATTCACAGTCGACCCGCAGTTCTCCTCAAGGCGGTGACAGCGGCTACGACGCAGGCAAAAAAGTGAAGGGGCGTAAACGAAGTCTGATTGTCGATACATTGGGCCTGCTGCTGGCTGTCAGTATCAGTGCTGCAAGCGTGCAGGATCGTGACGCGGCGGATGATGCGGTGGCGTACTCGAAGGAAAAATATCCGTCACTGAGCACGCTTTTTGTTGATAGTGCGTACGCAGGAAAATGGGCACAGCGCACCCATCAACTGCACGCTATCGATGTTCAAGTGATCCGTGGCCCGAATAACAGAAGAACAGGGCAATGGCACTCTGAACAAGGCGATCTATTTTCCGTGGAGCCTGTTCAGACTGGATTTGTGGTCATGCCCAAGCGATGGGTAGTGGAGCGAACTCATGCCTGGAATGAGAGAGCTCGGCGACTGATCATGCATCATGATCGCCTTTTTGCGGTAAGCGAGGCATGGGTTTGGTTGGCCGAGGCTCGAATACTCGCGCGCCGACTCACTACATGA
- a CDS encoding GNAT family N-acetyltransferase: MKNVEIRKVTDLPPLILILEKEAAAEGFRFLSRLVDEWESGKNRFDAKGECLMAAFLNGCLVGIGGLSRDPFAEGEVGRLRRLYVASAFRGQAIGKALVNHLVKHAAEQFRVVRLLTDTSSGAEFYLRCGFQLTNDKHATYIKFLEYA; encoded by the coding sequence ATTAAGAACGTTGAGATCCGTAAAGTCACTGATCTGCCACCGCTGATTCTGATACTGGAAAAAGAGGCTGCGGCTGAGGGTTTCAGGTTTCTTTCGCGACTGGTTGACGAGTGGGAGTCCGGGAAAAACCGGTTTGATGCGAAAGGTGAATGCCTGATGGCCGCATTTCTGAACGGATGTCTGGTGGGTATCGGCGGTCTTTCACGCGATCCGTTTGCGGAGGGTGAGGTAGGCAGGTTACGCAGGCTTTACGTAGCCAGCGCCTTCAGAGGGCAGGCTATTGGAAAGGCTCTGGTCAATCATCTGGTTAAGCACGCAGCTGAACAGTTTCGTGTCGTGCGGCTTCTCACTGATACGTCAAGCGGAGCCGAGTTCTACTTACGTTGCGGATTTCAACTTACGAACGATAAACACGCGACTTACATTAAGTTTCTCGAATATGCCTAG
- a CDS encoding glutathione S-transferase family protein, with the protein MITVHHLNNSRSQRILWLLEELDIPYEIKRYQRDPQTNLAPPELKAIHPLGKSPVIEDGPHVLIESGAIVDYLIRRHGEGRLQPEPASATYDEYVQWLHFAEGSAILPLMLNLYVGRLGDAGAPLHPRIESELANYLSYLNDALGLTPYLLGEELSGADIQMSFIGEFAKAQGMLQPYPNLSAWVQRLQDRPAYRKALEQGGEYSFAR; encoded by the coding sequence ATGATCACTGTTCACCACCTCAACAACTCTCGCTCGCAGCGCATTCTCTGGCTTCTTGAAGAACTCGACATTCCCTACGAGATCAAGCGTTACCAGCGCGATCCGCAAACCAACCTTGCGCCACCCGAACTCAAAGCCATCCATCCACTGGGCAAATCGCCGGTCATCGAAGACGGCCCTCACGTGCTGATCGAGTCCGGCGCCATTGTCGACTATTTGATTCGCCGCCACGGCGAAGGCCGCCTGCAACCGGAGCCGGCCAGTGCTACTTATGACGAATACGTGCAATGGCTGCACTTCGCTGAAGGTTCGGCCATCCTGCCACTGATGCTCAACCTGTATGTCGGACGCCTGGGTGACGCTGGCGCGCCGCTGCATCCGCGTATCGAATCCGAACTGGCGAACTACCTGAGTTATCTGAACGACGCCTTGGGCCTGACACCCTACCTGCTCGGAGAAGAGCTGAGTGGCGCGGATATCCAGATGAGCTTTATCGGCGAATTCGCCAAAGCCCAAGGAATGCTCCAGCCCTACCCGAACCTCTCCGCCTGGGTACAAAGACTTCAGGACAGACCTGCATATCGCAAGGCGCTGGAGCAGGGTGGCGAGTATTCGTTTGCGAGGTAA